TCTCGACACCGATCGAGGTGTGCCCGTTCGGGTCGTAGACCACGATGTCGGCATCCGCCCCCGGTTGGATGACACCCTTGGTGCCGTACAGGCCGAACATCCGCGCCGGGGTGGTGCTGGTCAGTTCCACCCAGCGCTCGAGGGTGATCTCGCCGGTGACGACGCCCTGGTACATCAGGTCCATCCGGTGCTCGATGCCGCCGATGCCATTCGGGATCTTGCGGAAGTCGCTCACACCGAGCTCCTTCTGGTCCTTCATGCAGAACGGGCAGTGGTCGGTGGAGACCATCTGCAGGTCATTGGTGCGCAGCGCCTGCCACATCGAGGCCTGGTGGCCGTCCTCGCGGGAGCGCAGCGGCGTCGAGCACACCCACTTGGCGCCCTCGAACCGCCCCCACTTCTCGCTCGAGGCACCGAGCTGGTCCTCGAGCGACAGGTACAGGTACTGCGGACAGGTCTCGCCGAAGACGTTCTGTCCCTTGTCGCGCGCCCAGGCGAGCTGCTCGACCGCCTGCTTCGCCGACACATGCACGACGTAGAGCGGGGCTCCGGTGAGTTTGGCGAGCATGATCGCGCGGTGCGTCGCCTCCTCCTCCATCTCCCAGGCTCGGGCGATGCCGTGATAGTACGGATCGGTGTTGCCCTGCTCGACGAGTTGCTGTGCGAGCACATCGATGGCTGGACCGTTCTCGGCGTGCATCATGGTCAGCATGCCGGTGTCGCGCGAGACCTGCATTGCCTTCAGGATCTGCGCGTCATCGGAGTAGAACACCCCCGGGTAGGCCATGAACATCTTGAAGCTGGTGACCCCTTCGTCTGGCAGGCGCCTCAGGGCCTCGAGTGAGTCGGTGGTGACATCCCCGACGATCTGATGGAAGCCGTAGTCGATCGCGCAGTTGCCGGAGGCCTTCTCGTGCCAGGCGGCGAGGCCGTCCTCGAGGCGCTGGCCGTAGGTCTGCACGGCGAAGTCGATGATCGAGGTGGTTCCCCCGTGCGCGGCGGCGCGGGTGCCCGTTTCGAAGGTGTCGGATGCTTCGGTGCCGCCGAACGGCAGCTGCATGTGGGTGTGCGCGTCGATGCCGCCCGGGATCACGTACTTGCCGTTGGCGTCGATCACGGTGTCGACGTTCTGCTCCACGTTGAAGCCGAGCAGGGTCGATCCGGGAGCGAGCACCGCGGCGATGGTGCCGCCGTCGACGAGGACGTCGGCGGCCGCGGTGCCGGTGGCGTTCACAACGGTGCCGTTCTTGATGAGAGTCTTCATGGCGTCTCCCTACGGCTTCGGAATCGACGTGTAGGAATCGGGCCGGCGGTCGCGATAGAACTGCCAGTTGTTGCGCACCTGGCGGATCATGTCGAGGTCGAGATCACGGATGACGAGGTCTTCATCCTCGTCGCTGCCGTACTCGCCGACCAGGTTGCCCTGCGGGTCGACGAACTGGCTGGAGCCGTAGAAGTTCACGGCGAGCTCGCCGTACTCGTTGTCCTCGGTGCCGACGCGGTTGGGCGCGGCGATGAAGTAGCCGTTCGCCGCGGCGGCCGCGGGCTGCTCGAGCTGCCACAGCCGGTTCGACAGGCCCGGCTTGGTGGCATTCGGGTTGAACACGATCTGGGCGCCGTTCAGCCCCAGCTCGCGCCATCCCTCGGGGAAGTGCCGGTCGTAACAGATGTAGACGCCGATGGGGCCGACCGCGGTGTTGAACACCGGGTAGCCCAGGTTGCCGGGACGGAAGTAGAACTTCTCCCAGAACTTGTCGAGGTTGGGGATGTGGTGCTTGCGGTACTTGCCGACGATGCTGCCGTCCGCATCGATGACGACGGCGGTGTTGTAGTAGACGCCAGGCATGTCCTCCTCGTAGATCGGGAGGATGGTGACGATGTTGTGCTCCTTCGCCAGCGCGGCGAAGCGTTGCACGATGGGCCCGTCTGCGGGCTCGGCGTATTCGTAATACTTGGCATCCTCGGTGATGCCGAAGTACGGCCCGTAGAACAGTTCCTGGAAGCAGATGACCTGCGCGCCTTGCCTGGCGGCCTCCCGCAGGAAGTCCTCGTGCTTCTTGATCATGGACTCTTTGTCACCCGTCCATGTCGTTTGGGTGATTGCTGCTCGGACGATGGTCATGAACCCTCCAGTCGCTAGCTCGTTGGCGTAAACCTAGACTCGCCCGCGCGGCGGGACAAGACCCCGCGTAGAGTAGAGAACATCTCGACCCCTCACGCCAGGTCTGGCGCGGCGTGCTGATTCCCCGGTTGGAACAGCTGGTTCGATTCCTATGGCTGCGTCCGCGACATCCGTTCGATGCGCGACTCGAGGAGTCCCATGCCCCGCCGCTTTGCCTTCATCCCCCTGTCAGCCGCCGGGATTCTGGCGCTCGCCGGCTGCACCGCCGCGCCCGCGCCGGCGACCCCGGCTGACACACTGCCGCGGATCGTTGTCGTCGACAATTGCGGCTTCGAGCTCACGCTCGACAGCGCTCCCGAGCGGATTGTCACAATAAAGTCCACGACGACCGAAATGCTGCTCGCGCTCGGCCTCGCCGACCGGATCGTCGGGGCCGCGTTCCTTGACGGACCGGTGCCAGATCGCTGGGCCGACGATGCGGCGAACCTGCCCATGATCAGCGATTTTGCACCGGGGCAGGAGGCTGTGCTCGAGCTTGAGCCGGATCTCGTCTACGCCGGATGGGAGTCGAATCTCACCGCGGACACCGCCGGGGAACGCGACACCCTCGCCGCGCTCGGCGTCGACAGTTACGTGGCGCCGTCGGCCTGTAAGGACCCGGGCTACCAGCCCGACAAACTCACCTTCGACGTGCTCTTCGACGAGATCACGGAAGCCGGTCGAGTGTTCAGAGCCGCCGACGCCGCCGCCGCGCTCATCGCTGAGCAACGGGCAGCGCTCGCCAGTCTCGAACCGTCGACCGCAGGGCTGTCAGCGCTCTGGTATTCCTCCGGCACGGACACGCCGTACGTCGGCGCCGGCATCGGCGCACCGCAGATGATCCTCGAGGCGGCCGGGCTGAGAAACGTCGCGGCAAACGTACGTGACACCTGGACGTCGCTCGGCTGGGAAGCGATCATCGAGGCGAACCCGGATGTCATCGTGCTCGTCGACGCCTCCTGGAACACCGCCGCCACGAAGATGGACCTGCTGCGCTCGAACCCGGTCACCGCGCAGCTAGAAGCGGTCAAGAACGAACGCTTCATCACCATCCCGTTCGCTGCCGGTGAGGCCGGCGTGCGCAATGTGGACGCGGTCGTCTCGATCACCGCCCAGCTGGACGAGCTCGGCCTTGGCCGCGGACTCGACTGAGCGGATGCCGACCACCCGTCCCCGCTGGTCGAGCTTGCCGAGACCAGGCCTCGGCAAGCTCGACCAGCGGCAGCTTAATCGCCGCCGCACCTGGGGCTGGGCAGCCGCGCTTCTCGCCATCCTGCTGGCCTCGATCGTCGCCGCGATCTGCTTCGGTGCCGCGGACATCCGCCCGCTCGAGGTGTTCCAGTCGGTTGCCGCGCACCTCGGCTTCGGGGAGAGCCCTCTCAGTGTGCTGCGCGACGGCATCGTCTGGGAGTTACGCCTCCCGCGCGTGCTGACGGCCGCCGCCGTCGGTGCCGGCCTTGCGATCAGCGGTGCGGTGATGCAGGCGCTGACTCGCAACCCGCTTGCCGACCCGTACCTGCTCGGGTTGTCGTCGGGCGCGTCACTCGGGGCGGTTGCCGTGCTGCTGCTCGGACTCGGTCTCCTGCTGCCGGTCGCCGCGTTCATCGGTGCCTTCGCCGCGTTACTCGCCACGCTGCTGCTGGCAGGCGCATCGGGCGGGGTCACCCCGACCCGCACGGTCCTTGCCGGCGTCGCGGTCTCGGCGCTGGCGGCCGCGGTGACGAGCCTGGTGATCTTCTGGTCGGCGACCGGCGACTCGTTCCGGGAGATCCTGTCCTGGCTGCTCGGCTCGCTCGCCGGAGCGGATTGGACGACCGTCGCCATCGCCGGTGGGGCGCTGCTCATTGTCGGGCTGCCGGTGTTGTTCAGCGGCGGCATCCTCGACGGCTTCGCCTTCGGTGACACGACCGCCTCTGCGCTCGGCATCAACGTCGCCGGCACGCGCTGGCTGCTGCTGGCCGCGACCGCGCTGCTCACCGGCGCGATGGTGTCGGTGAGCGGATCGATCGGATTCATCGGGCTGGTGCTGCCGCATGCTGTGCGGCTGCTCACCGGCTCGCGTCATCGGGTGCTGCTGCCGCTGTCGGCCCTCGCCGGCGCGATCGTGCTGATCTGGGCGGACACGCTGGCGCGCACGCTGTTCGATCCGCGGGAACTGCCGGTGGGCATCGTCACCGCGATCATCGGCGCGCCGGTGTTCGCGGCGCTGCTGACCAGGAAGGCCACCGGATGACGCTCACGGTGACGGATGCCGCGATCACGCTCGGCGCCCGCAGAATCGTCGATGCGGTGAAGCTTGCCGCGCCCGGTGGTGGGCTGACCGCGCTGGTCGGACCGAACGGTGCTGGCAAGACCACCCTGTTGCGCGGGATCGCCGGGCTGCTGCCGCTTGAAGCCGGAGCGGTCGGGTTCCAGGGGGACGACCTGCTCGCGCTCGGACGCCGTGCCCGGGCGCGGGTCGTCGCGGTGGTCGAGCAGGAACTGCATGCCGAGACCGCGCTGACGGTACGGGCGGCCGTCGAACTCGGACGCACCCCGCACCGGTCGCTGCTCGCAGCAGCGAGTGCCGCGGACGATGAAGCGGTCACCGCCGCCCTCGCGACGGTCGACATGGCCGACTTCGCCGACCGGCTGTTCGACTCGCTGTCCGGCGGCGAGCGCCAACGGGTGCACCTGGCCCGCGCGCTCGCTCAGGAGCCGCGCCTGTTGCTGCTGGACGAGCCGACGAACCATCTGGATATTCGGGCGCAACTGTCAACGCTCGAACTGCTGCGCCGACTCGCCCGGGGCGGGGTGACCGCGGTCGCGGCGCTGCACGATCTCACGCTCGCGGCCACTTACGCCGACCAGGTCGTGGTGCTGGCCGGCGGGCGTGTGGTTGCCACCGGTGACCCACGTTCGGTGCTCACCGCGGACCTGATTCACGACGTGTATGGGGTGCAGGCTACGGTGCTGGAGCATCCGTTCTCCGGCCGCCCGGTGATCGCCTTCGCCCCAGAGGAGGACTCATGAGTGGTGCAGCCTTGAAGATCGCCGTGCTGGCCGGCGGCGTCGGCGGCGCCAAGTTCGTGCGCGGTTTGCGGCACGCGGCGCCCGACGCCGACATCTCCGTGGTTGTGAACACCGGCGACGACATGTGGCTGGCCGGGGTGCGGGTCTGCCCGGACCTCGATTCGATCATGTACGCGCTCGCCGGGGTGAACGACGCCGAGCGGGGCTGGGGTCGCGCCGGGGAGAGCGAGCGGGTCGCGGCCGAGTTGACGGCATACGGGGTCGGCTGGCCGTGGTTCACCCTCGGTGACCTTGACCTCGGCACGCACCTCGCGCGCACCAGCCTGCTGCGCGATGGGCTGACCCTGACGGAGGCCACCGCGCGGCTGAGCGCACGCTGGGACCTCGGAGTGCGGCTGCTGCCGATGAGCGACCAGCGCGTTGAGACGCACGTCCGCACGGCCGAGGGGTTGCTGCATTTCGAGGAATGGTGGGTGCGCACCCGGGCGCAGCTGCCCGCGCTCGGCTTCGAGCAGGTGGGCGTCGCCGAGGCACGGCCGACGGATGCAGTGCTCGAGACTCTCGCCACTGCGGATGTCGTGGTGCTCGCCCCGTCGAACCCGGTCGTGTCGATCGGGACGATCCTCGGCGTGCCGGGGCTGCGGGCGGCGCTCATGGCGTCGCCGGCGCCGGTGGTCGGGGTGTCCCCCATCATCGGCGGCGCGGCGTTGCGTGGCATGGCGGCCGAGTGTCTGAGCGCGATCGGTGTCGACGTGTCGGCTGACGCGGTCGCACGGCACTACGGCGCGCGGTCCGGTGGTGGGCTGCTCGATGGCTGGCTGGTCGACGACGCGGATGCTTCGGTGGTTCCCCGGCTCGGCGGCGACGGCATCCGCACGGTTGCTCGCCCGCTGTACCTGTCCTCACTGGACGAGTCGGCGGCGATCGCCCGCGCGGCCCTGGACCTCGCGCGCGGCTGAGCGACCTCGCCTCCCCCCAATGAGGTTGCGGACCGGTCAGTCGAGGACGGCTCTGGTGTGCCGGCCGAGGCCGAGAGTCCGGGCAATGTCCAGGTCGGCGAGGCTGTCGACGTCGCGGCGGAGTCCGGATGTCTCCGGCACGGCCAGCACGACGTGTCCAGACTGCTCGTGGGCGCTGCGTGAGCCCTCGCCGAACCGGGGCACGAGCGAGTCCGCCCGCAGGGCCGTGGTCAGCGTGGAGCCGGTGCCCGCGGCATCCGGAACCAATGCCAGCGGATGCTGCGCAGCCATCTCCAGCGCCGCATCCAATTCGTCGGGGCGAAGCGCGGGCAGGTCGGCGAGCAGCACCCCACCGGGTGCGGCCGGGTCCAGCACCGCGAGTCCGGCGCGAATGGCGGCGTTCAGCCCGTGCCGCGGGTCAGCCATCAGCTCGACCCGCTCCGGCAGGCCGGCCGCGAGTTCCTCATCGGCGGTGACCACCACGACTCGGCCGACGCTTGTGGCTGTGAGCACCGCGTCGAGCGCGTCGAGCGCGAACGCCACGGCGAGCTCACGCCGGTCAGCGGCATCCGCGACGTCCAACCGCGACTTGCCGATCGCGCCCTTGATCGGCAGCACGAGGGACCAGGCGGGCATAGTTCCCCGAGCCTATCCGCCCCCAACAACCCCCATTTCATGAGTTA
The Diaminobutyricimonas sp. LJ205 genome window above contains:
- the hydA gene encoding dihydropyrimidinase is translated as MKTLIKNGTVVNATGTAAADVLVDGGTIAAVLAPGSTLLGFNVEQNVDTVIDANGKYVIPGGIDAHTHMQLPFGGTEASDTFETGTRAAAHGGTTSIIDFAVQTYGQRLEDGLAAWHEKASGNCAIDYGFHQIVGDVTTDSLEALRRLPDEGVTSFKMFMAYPGVFYSDDAQILKAMQVSRDTGMLTMMHAENGPAIDVLAQQLVEQGNTDPYYHGIARAWEMEEEATHRAIMLAKLTGAPLYVVHVSAKQAVEQLAWARDKGQNVFGETCPQYLYLSLEDQLGASSEKWGRFEGAKWVCSTPLRSREDGHQASMWQALRTNDLQMVSTDHCPFCMKDQKELGVSDFRKIPNGIGGIEHRMDLMYQGVVTGEITLERWVELTSTTPARMFGLYGTKGVIQPGADADIVVYDPNGHTSIGVEKTHHMNMDYSAYEGYEIDGHVDTVLSRGKVVVDGNQYLGAKGDGKFLKRGLSQYLI
- a CDS encoding nitrilase-related carbon-nitrogen hydrolase, producing MTIVRAAITQTTWTGDKESMIKKHEDFLREAARQGAQVICFQELFYGPYFGITEDAKYYEYAEPADGPIVQRFAALAKEHNIVTILPIYEEDMPGVYYNTAVVIDADGSIVGKYRKHHIPNLDKFWEKFYFRPGNLGYPVFNTAVGPIGVYICYDRHFPEGWRELGLNGAQIVFNPNATKPGLSNRLWQLEQPAAAAANGYFIAAPNRVGTEDNEYGELAVNFYGSSQFVDPQGNLVGEYGSDEDEDLVIRDLDLDMIRQVRNNWQFYRDRRPDSYTSIPKP
- a CDS encoding putative F420-0 ABC transporter substrate-binding protein, whose protein sequence is MPRRFAFIPLSAAGILALAGCTAAPAPATPADTLPRIVVVDNCGFELTLDSAPERIVTIKSTTTEMLLALGLADRIVGAAFLDGPVPDRWADDAANLPMISDFAPGQEAVLELEPDLVYAGWESNLTADTAGERDTLAALGVDSYVAPSACKDPGYQPDKLTFDVLFDEITEAGRVFRAADAAAALIAEQRAALASLEPSTAGLSALWYSSGTDTPYVGAGIGAPQMILEAAGLRNVAANVRDTWTSLGWEAIIEANPDVIVLVDASWNTAATKMDLLRSNPVTAQLEAVKNERFITIPFAAGEAGVRNVDAVVSITAQLDELGLGRGLD
- a CDS encoding putative F420-0 ABC transporter permease subunit; this translates as MPTTRPRWSSLPRPGLGKLDQRQLNRRRTWGWAAALLAILLASIVAAICFGAADIRPLEVFQSVAAHLGFGESPLSVLRDGIVWELRLPRVLTAAAVGAGLAISGAVMQALTRNPLADPYLLGLSSGASLGAVAVLLLGLGLLLPVAAFIGAFAALLATLLLAGASGGVTPTRTVLAGVAVSALAAAVTSLVIFWSATGDSFREILSWLLGSLAGADWTTVAIAGGALLIVGLPVLFSGGILDGFAFGDTTASALGINVAGTRWLLLAATALLTGAMVSVSGSIGFIGLVLPHAVRLLTGSRHRVLLPLSALAGAIVLIWADTLARTLFDPRELPVGIVTAIIGAPVFAALLTRKATG
- a CDS encoding ABC transporter ATP-binding protein, with product MTLTVTDAAITLGARRIVDAVKLAAPGGGLTALVGPNGAGKTTLLRGIAGLLPLEAGAVGFQGDDLLALGRRARARVVAVVEQELHAETALTVRAAVELGRTPHRSLLAAASAADDEAVTAALATVDMADFADRLFDSLSGGERQRVHLARALAQEPRLLLLDEPTNHLDIRAQLSTLELLRRLARGGVTAVAALHDLTLAATYADQVVVLAGGRVVATGDPRSVLTADLIHDVYGVQATVLEHPFSGRPVIAFAPEEDS
- the cofD gene encoding 2-phospho-L-lactate transferase; the encoded protein is MSGAALKIAVLAGGVGGAKFVRGLRHAAPDADISVVVNTGDDMWLAGVRVCPDLDSIMYALAGVNDAERGWGRAGESERVAAELTAYGVGWPWFTLGDLDLGTHLARTSLLRDGLTLTEATARLSARWDLGVRLLPMSDQRVETHVRTAEGLLHFEEWWVRTRAQLPALGFEQVGVAEARPTDAVLETLATADVVVLAPSNPVVSIGTILGVPGLRAALMASPAPVVGVSPIIGGAALRGMAAECLSAIGVDVSADAVARHYGARSGGGLLDGWLVDDADASVVPRLGGDGIRTVARPLYLSSLDESAAIARAALDLARG
- the cofC gene encoding 2-phospho-L-lactate guanylyltransferase; protein product: MPAWSLVLPIKGAIGKSRLDVADAADRRELAVAFALDALDAVLTATSVGRVVVVTADEELAAGLPERVELMADPRHGLNAAIRAGLAVLDPAAPGGVLLADLPALRPDELDAALEMAAQHPLALVPDAAGTGSTLTTALRADSLVPRFGEGSRSAHEQSGHVVLAVPETSGLRRDVDSLADLDIARTLGLGRHTRAVLD